From the genome of Nicotiana sylvestris chromosome 2, ASM39365v2, whole genome shotgun sequence, one region includes:
- the LOC104243208 gene encoding uncharacterized protein yields the protein MVRAFFNGHELPKCVTHTNLVLLPKKKEVTTFSDLRPISLSNFSNKVISRVVHERLVKFLPILISEEQSGFVKGMNIVVNILLTQEIVTDIRLRTKAGPNVILKLYMTKVYDRLSWLFLTKVLRKMGFTERLIGIVFGLVSNNWYSILINGQAHGFFKSSRGVKQGNPVSPTLFILAAEALSRGLNALHTNLFFCGFGMPKWCLKINYLAYAYDMIIFSSSDETSLMLIMPVLNAYEAASGQLVNKTKLVVYLHHLTDMEVVSKVERITNIHMNDFPIIYLGCPIFYARRKLEYYQPLITKVMDKLQSWQDGEWDVDRLFEILPEDLTVHILEKIKPPSPQQVLDMPCWMLETRGYFSVKSAWDYTRRRDKSRTTYRMIWSDEESLQHLFFRSETARTTWKYFLSRAGIAVEGLTLHQAIIKCCTTNVCLRLKPVMQALPSCVVWELWKRRNCMKYSDVVITSKVIYQVSSSLQALVKVRKPGMEMVPHKRQDLLVMMENFTPKLKVTKVMWELPSARWLKVNTDGASRGNPGKSSIGFCIRNENGDIVKSVGKQIKETTNTVAEAKDMVEVLRFCRFQQYSHVWLQTNSMLLKTIMDGIWKPPWIISEQVEEMMQLMNRGSYPVTHIHREGNKLADHLANYA from the exons ATGGTGAGGGCCTTTTTCAATGGTCATGAGCTACCCAAGTGTGTAACACACACCAACCTAGTTCTgctaccaaagaaaaaagaagttaccacTTTTTCTGATTTAAGACCAATAAGCCTCAGTAATTTTTCAAATAAGGTTATATCGAGGGTGGTACATGAAAGGCTAGTGAAATTTCTCCCAATTCTGATATCGGAGGAACAGTCAGGTTTTGTTAAGGGCATGAATATTGTAGTAAACATCCTTCTAACTCAGGAGATAGTGACTGACATTAGGCTTAGAACTAAGGCTGGACCTAATGTCATCCTGAAGCTATATATGACCAAAGTTTATGATAGATTATCTTGGCTATTCCTAACCAAGGTACTGAGAAAGATGGGATTCACAGAAAGGTTGATAGGGATTGTCTTTGGATTAGTTTCAAACAATTGGTATTCTATTCTAATCAATGGTCAAGCTCATGGGTTCTTTAAGTCATCAAGGGGAGTAAAACAAGGTAATCCTGTATCTCCAACTTTGTTTATCTTGGCAGCAGAAGCATTATCTAGGGGTCTCAATGCACTACATACTAACCTGTTTTTTTGTGGATTTGGGATGCCAAAGTGGTGTCTAAAGATCAATTATTTGGCGTATGCATATGACATGATTATTTTCTCATCCTCAGATGAAACATCTCTGATGTTGATTATGCCAGTGTTGAATGCATATGAAGCTGCATCTGGGCAGCTTGTGAACAAAACCAAATTAGTTGTGTACCTACATCATTTAACAGACATGGAAGTGGTCAGCAAGGTGGAAAGGATCACAAACATTCATATGAATGATTTTCCTATCATATATCTAGGTTGTCCTATATtttatgcaaggagaaagctagaATACTATCAGCCCCTAATTACTAAGGTAATGGACAAACTGCAATCATGGCAGG ATGGTGAGTGGGATGTGGACAGGCTATTTGAAATACTTCCTGAAGATTTAACAGTACACATTCTGGAGAAAATCAAACCACCTTCACCTCAGCAGGTTCTTGACATGCCTTGTTGGATGCTGGAAACAAGAGGATATTTCAGTGTTAAGTCAGCATGGGATTATACGAGAAGAAGAGACAAATCAAGAACAACTTATAGGATGATTTGG TCTGATGAGGAATCTCTTCAGCACTTGTTTTTTAGATCAGAAACTGCAAGGACAACTTGGAAGTATTTTCTATCGAGGGCAGGAATAGCTGTGGAGGGACTTACTTTGCACCAAGCAATCATAAAATGTTGCACTACAAATGTGTGCTTAAGGCTCAAACCAGTAATGCAAGCACTCCCCTCGTGTGTAGTCTGGGAACTCTGGAAAAGAAGAAATTGTATGAAGTATAGTGACGTTGTGATAACTAGCAAGGTGATTTATCAAGTTTCATCAAGTCTACAGGCATTGGTAAAAGTGAGAAAGCCTGGGATGGAAATGGTACCTCACAAACGACAAGATCTATTAGTTATGATGGAAAATTTCACTCCTAAACTTAAGGTTACCAAAGTCATGTGGGAACTTCCAAGTGCAAGATGGCTAAAAGTTAATACGGATGGTGCATCGAGGGGAAATCCAGGCAAGAGCTCAATAGGTTTTTGTATAAGAAATGAAAATGGTGACATAGTCAAGTCAGTAGGGAAGCAGATTAAGGAGACAACAAACACAGTAGCTGAAGCGAAGGACATGGTAGAAGTACTAAGGTTCTGCAGATTTCAACAATACTCTCATGTATGGCTTCAAACTAACTCAATGTTATTAAAAACGATAATGGATGGGATctggaaaccaccatggatcataTCTGAGCAGGTAGAGGAAATGATGCAACTAATGAATAGGGGCAGTTACCCAGTTACTCATATTCATAGGGAGGGGAACAAgctggcagatcacttggctaatTATGCTTGA
- the LOC104229860 gene encoding uncharacterized protein → MDALIWNIRSVNTQQAFERLTKMHRKNHYEFVGLMEPKQQAKKLERYRNKIGLAQAISNVSNKIWAFIDEVFEVTVMYNMVQQLTLRLFHTEKHVEFVLILIYAKCDAIERIELWDSLYAMARDMDAPWLVGGDFNVIWDEEEKFGGLLVSLNEIDDFRHCVNTCNLFDLGFKGSIFTWLDGRAEEDCIFKRLDRCLANVQFQQTFSGIEVQHLSKTGSDHSPMYLKCDIETPPIKKPFKFLNFWVEHATFKDVVKENWTADFSANPYILFNHKLKKLKKALSLWSKATSGDIFQKIASMEEVVMVHEAEFEANPIGMNRERLQKVQAELIKCLALEEKYWQQKAGMTWFKEGYRNTKFFHAQVRGRRKRLQLNRIQNSGGAWIEEGQEIAEEAIKFYEEQFIEASTPSSFDIIEHVPNLVNTEQNAELIKQPIKEEVKVQYSDLMVIVLGARWYDRQILSFLLGHNKG, encoded by the coding sequence ATGGATGCTCTCATTTGGAATATAAGGTCAGTCAACACACAGCAGGCCTTTGAAAGATTGACAAAAATGCACAGGAAAAATCACTATGAATTTGTAGGATTAATGGAGCCAAAGCAACAAGCAAAAAAACTGGAAAGGTACAGAAACAAGATAGGACTTGCACAAGCAATTTCAAATGTTTCCAACAAGATCTGGGCTTTCATAGATGAGGTATTTGAGGTAACTGTTATGTACAATATGGTACAACAATTAACACTACGATTGTTTCATACTGAAAAGCATGTGGAGTTTGTCCTAATATTGATATATGCTAAATGTGATGCAATTGAGAGGATAGAATTATGGGATTCATTATATGCAATGGCAAGGGATATGGATGCACCATGGCTtgtaggaggagatttcaatgtaaTATGGGACGAAGAAGAGAAGTTTGGTGGGTTACTTGTGTCTTtgaatgaaattgatgattttcgaCACTGCGTCAACACGTGCAATCTCTTCGACCTTGGATTTAAAGGTAGCATATTTACATGGTTGGATGGGAGAGCAGAGGAAGACTGTATATTCAAAAGGCTAGACAGATGCTTGGCCAATGTTCAGTTCCAACAAACATTTTCAGGAATAGAGGTGCAACATTTGTCAAAGACTGGTTCCGATCATAGTCCAATGTATCTGAAGTGTGATATTGAGACTCCACCAATAAAAAAGCCTTTTAAGTTCTTGAATTTTTGGGTGGAACATGCGACTTTTAAAGATGTGGTGAAAGAGAATTGGACAGCTGATTTCAGTGCAAATCCTTATATTCTTTTTAatcacaagttaaaaaaattaaagaaggccCTTTCATTGTGGAGCAAGGCTACATCTGGAGATATTTTCCAAAAGATAGCAAGCATGGAGGAGGTAGTGATGGTTCATGAAGCAGAATTTGAAGCAAATCCTATAGGGATGAACAGGGAAAGGCTACAAAAGGTTCAGGCAGAATTGATCAAATGTCTTGCACTAGAGGAGAAATATTGGCAACAAAAGGCAGGCATGACTTGGTTCAAGGAAGGGTATAGGAATACTAAGTTCTTCCACGCACAAGTGAGAGGTAGGAGGAAGAGACTTCAGCTTAATAGAATTCAAAATAGTGGAGGAGCCTGGATTGAAGAAGGACAAGAAATTGCAGAAGAGGCTATCAAATTCTACGAGGAACAGTTCATAGAAGCATCTACTCCTTCATCATTTGATATCATAGAGCATGTTCCTAATCTGGTTAACACTGAGCAGAATGCAGAATTGATTAAGCAGCCAATAAAAGAGGAGGTTAAAGTGCAGTACTCGGACTTAATGGTGATAGTGCTGGGGGCCAGATGGTATGATAGGCAAATTCTATCATTCTTGTTGGGACATAATAAGGGATGA